The genomic segment TCAAAATAAAATTACAGGTACCATTCATGATGCCGACAATGGAATTTATGTGATTGGCAACGAGCGCTTCTTTTAGCGTTTTAATGATGGGTATCGTACCGCCTACGCTGGCTTCAAAACCAACATCCACTCCTTTTTTTTGAGCGGCTGGAAATATTTCATTGCCGAATGTTGCGAGCATGGCTTTGTTGGCTGTGACGACTTGTTTACCTTTCTTAATAGCCTCCAGAACAAAAGTTCTTGCGGGTTCATAACCGCCCATTAGTTCAATGACAATGGATATTTCCGGATCATTAAGAATCTCCCGTGCATCGGTTGTCAGCAGATTTTTTGGGATTTTTACGGCGCGCGGTGACGTAATATTAATATCGGCAACCTTTTTTAAAACAATTTTCGCTCCGAGTCTTTTGGTAATCAGCTCTTCGTTTTGTTTTAGTAGTTTAACAACACCACTGCCGATGTTGCCCCAGCCAATCAAACCGATATAAATATTTTTCATCATGACACCTCAATTCGTTTCCATAAAGCAATGCATGCCGCTTACCGGCACAATTTATCAAAAATGATTCCTATAACAAATCTCGTTGTTTTGTCAAACAGATAAGAGATGGGAGGGAATAATTAATTATAAATGATCTCAACTGATTAACTGCTTGTATAAAGCATCATGCAAAGGAGTGGGAACCCCCGTTTCTTTACCTGCCCGGCAAAGGAACGCCGTCAGTGTATCAATTTCAGTCCGATTGCCTTTTTCCCTGTCCAGCTGCATCGATGTTTTTGAATTCTGGCCGAAACGACCAACCATCTCCATTGTTTTGTCCACTACATCCTCAGACAGCGGGATATTGCGTGCTCTCGCCACTGCGGCAACTTCTTTCATCAGGCCGCTCGCCTTTATTCGCAGTTCAGCATCCGTCCAAATCTCCCCATATGTTTTCCCGGTCGCCGAAGTCAGAGACGCCAGAGGACACATCAGCAGAAATTTTGTCCACAAGACTTCAGAAATTTTATCTGTTAATGTTGCATTAATTTTTGCCTGCAATAAAATACCCAGAATATAAGAGTATTTTTTAGCGGATTCCTGATCATCCGTACCGAATGTCAACTTACAGGCGCCGTCTTCCTGATGAACAACACCCGGCTTTTCGATATGCGAAATAATATAGCAGCTGCCGCTTATGACATCCGCGTGAGGCAGAACAACTCGCAGCCTTTCGGCGCTGTCGACACCATTTTGCAGCGGGATGACGACCGTTCTGTTTGTGATATTGTTCCTGAATAACTGCGCGGATGATTCAAGAGCGTAACTCTTGACGCAAAAAAACACGATATCAAATGGACCGGCGATATGCGGCTGATCCGTGGCAATATTCGGCCATGCAACATAGTCACATTCCTGAGTTAACAGCTGCAATCCCTTTTGCTGAATGGCACTGAGATGTTCACCGCGGGCTATAAAAATAATTTCATGCTTTTCCGAACCTGCATACGCTCTGGCCAGCTTTCCGCCAAAATATCCCCCTACCCCTCCGATACCGACTATGGCTATTCTCATTGATCCTTGTACCCCTTATAAAATATTTTATTATACCTGATAGGTTATTTGCGAGAATTTGAGCAACCTTGCGTCAACGACAGGTATGATAATAACCAGATCAGAAGCTCAACTTGAGCCCCAGGGAGAATATCATCGAGTAAAAGTCCGCACCGGCTGCGTCACCTTCATTCGTTTCGGAAACTCCGGTCTCATAATTGGTATTGGTGGAAGATCCCTTGCCCTCGAAGAACTTCTGATAGTCAAATCGGGTAAAAATGGATAGATGTTCCGTCAGATTGCAGTCTATCCCCATGTTTACGCCCACCATATGGACATTCGAGAAGGATTCCTCAAATATCAGGGTGCGCAGGTGGTGGTCGTCGCGGTCACGACCCTTGGCCCACAGACTTCCGATTACCTCTGCGGAGAGAGTCCACCGGTTAATGCCGATGCTGCCACCAATACCGGCATAAGGTGTCCCCCACCACTGCGTATAGGAGATGACGGACTTACCGCTCTCAAACTGACCAACAGTGTCGCGTATGCTGCCGCCCGCCGCGGGTACGTTGTGGGCGGCGTCCTCCGATGTATAGATGTAAGATCCCCCGTAAGCTGTCCAGTCCAGATTGACCCACCGGTAACCAACAATCATATCCAGGGAGGCGTTCCTGATCTGCCATGGTTTCGCGGTATCGGGTTGATTCTTGAAGGATGTCATGGTGAAAGCGGCCCGGGTATCAATCATGTAGGCCCGGTTTAGCTTCGTGTCGGGAGAGTGCGACCAGTGGGTCCAATCGTCAAAGCCGTTGGTCGCCAGCCAATCATAGTCATCCATGGTGTTGCCTGAGGTAACCGGCATCCAGCCGCCGATACTGAGCTTCAACCGTTCGATGGGACGCACGGCAAGATTGAGACCCACCAGGTATGCATTGTCGATTGACCAAAAGAGTTCACTTAACTTAGCGCCGTTGGAAGCGTTGTAAACCACTTCACGACTTTGGCCCTTCAGATAGCCGCCGTAGATTTCCGCCGAGAAGCGTTCACTGAAAGCCGTGGTTGTTGCTGTCGTCCGACGATCGACACTCTGGGCCGAGGCTACCGACCCTGACGTCCAGGCAAGTAAAAATACAGAGATTCCCAGACATGCCCGCATCCATCTATATAGGCAATAATCCTTCATCATGATACACACTTTCCTTTAGATCTCCGGAGGAGAACTTTTCGACAATCTTTATTTTTTTAAAGATTTTCACTTTCGTGAAGGGAGTATACGAAAAAAAGATATTATGCGTCAATCAAATGTTAATTACTTTTTGAATGGCACCTTTTCAGCAATAATCGAAATCGGGTCAGACAATATAATATGCAGCCAGAAGTGCGCATCAGCAATAAAGGCTAACGTTTCAGGTTTTCAATGACTGTCGCCACCCCAAGACCGCCGCCGCAGCAGGAACCATAGACCCCGTAACGTCCTCCCCTGCGGATGAGTTCCCGCATGGTGAACATGCAGATTCTGCTGCCGGATGCACCGTTGGGGTGGCCATACGCAATCGCCCCGCCATTGGGGTTCCATTGGGGTTCCATTTGCTTTCCAGGTCAACCGTCTCTCCTGTTTGCTTTTCGATTTCCTTGATCACGGCCAGATTCTGAACAGCAAAGGCCTCATTGCATTCCAATACGTCCATATCGGCAAGTTTCAGGCCTGCCCTTTTGATGGCCTGCGGCATGGCATAGCCGGGTGCGATACCCATCATGCGGGGGTGGCAGCCGAAATCCGCACCGCTTAACCATTTTGCCTTGGATCGAATCCCAGTTCTTCGGCCTTCTCACGGGTCATCATTAGAACAAACGCACTGCCGTCGTTCCGCCCCGAAGCGTTTCCGGCGGTGACGGTGCCACCCTCTTTGAAAGCGGGTTTCAAAGCACTCAGCGCTTCCGGTGAAGTCAGGCGTGGATGTTCGTCTTCTTGAAATACAATCGGCGATTTTTTCCCCTGAGGAATATTAACGGGAATAATTTCATCTTTAAAGTATCCGGCATCAATGGCGCGTCTGGCAAGGACCTGGCTTCTGAAAGCGAATTTGTCTGATTCGATGCGGGGGATTTTGTACATTTCCTGGAGCGTCTCCGCCGTGATGCCCATGTTGGTATCTCCTTCTTCGGGATCAGGGGATAACGACGGCACAAAGGCCACCGGAGCTATAAACCTGTAAGGCTGTGAACTTGTCGAAAATCTTGACCGTGCACTGGCTCCAGAATTCCATAGCGCCTGCAATAATGATATCCGCCTGACCGCATAATATTTTCCAGGCTGCGTGATTAATGGAATCGATTCCCGAACCACACTGCATTTCCACAAAACTGGCCGACGTTTCATAGGGCAATCCGGCATAAAGCGAAGCCCACCTTGCTGGATTGATCGCACGGGAACAGTGCCAGCCCGCACCGAGAAGCACGGAATCCACCTGCGCTTTTTCATGGATCTTTGTTTTTTCAATCAATCCCTTGATGCCGATACCGCCCAGTTCTTCGGCTGTAATATCACGCAGGGCGCCGCCCATTTTCCCTAAAGCGGTGCGCACACCATCAACAAATACGACTTCTCTTTTGCTCATTTTCTGATTTGTCTCCTGTATTAATTGCCTACCGATACGGCCACACCCGTTTTTTCAATGATTTTCATTAATTTGTTAATCTGTTTTTCAGCGGGCGTTTTTCGCCGGTAACGGCATACTGCCTGGCGTCCCCGGTCGAAACACCCCAGCGTTCAAAAAGGGGGATCAGTGCTTCATCATTGAATAGGGATGGATATCCGATGCCGGTCTTGATGACTTCCGCCGCTTTGGAATACACTTCATCGGGTGTTCCGTCATGCATTCTCAAGACAATGCTTGGTGGGCGCTTAAAAAAACGATGGGGAAAATTCATGGACCCGGCGGCGCTGCCGAACTCCTCGATATCCATCCGAACACACTGACGTTCCGCATCAAGAAATTGGGAATCAGGAAACGCCGTTAACAGCGTGTTTTATATCCCTTGACAAGCAAAGACCGTCTCCCTATGCTTCTTGCAACAGGAAGCATATTCTGATCAAAGATAGCGGTCGAATTGGAGAAGAGCAAATGTATCGAAGGCAGACAGTGTGGTTGATCGGCATGTTGATATTGCTGGCAGGGGTTTCCGTGGCAATGGCAGGAACCATATCCGATGAAGCGCGGCGTTTCATGGCGCGGGGAAATGCCGCAGTCGAGATGGCGAAGTCGCCAGGCGATTATGTTCTCGCCATTAGTGAATTTAAGCAGGCAGCAAAATTGGCGCCGGATTGGCCGGATATTTATTATAGTTTGGGAACCGCGCAGTCAAAAATCGAGGATTATACCTCCGCCATAAAGAGCTTTCAGCGCTATCTTGAGCTGGCGCCGCAATCGTCGAAGACCGCACAGGTGCAGGATGAGATCTACAAACTGGAATACCGGCGCGATCGCGTTAATGTGGTTGCTCTGCTTGTTGGTACCTGGACCGCTTCCAATGGGCACACGTTTAAACTCACGCTGGATGGTTCGCGCATGCTATTGACGCGCGATGGGCAGCAGGGTGAGGACATTCTCCATCTGAAATCAATGGGCACCACCTACACCGGTCAGATGACGGATGCGCCGTCATTGGTTTTCCACGGGATGCTGGTCGGCGACAGAATGGCCGGTGAATACTTGCAGGCCAGGGGGAAGAGTTCGGGACACTGTGATCTGCCGGAGCGCAAAGGCCTTTTCGAGGGCACGGTCAATGCTGCTGCCGGACAGATGCGCATCGTTTACAACCGCGTGACTTTCGAATACAAAATGGAGTTCCGGTCACTGTTTTCAGCGGAACTGGATTGCCGGCAGACCGACCGGAAGGAGACGCCGGGTTACGTGCTTGAACTGAAGCGTGGTCCGCAGACACCTTCACAATCCGATAAGCAGAACTGAATGAAAACAGGTTGAGCCACGACAGGTTTCGTTTATTCAACATTTAGATTTGACTATTTCTTTATCCTGTCTTAGCCAGATCCAGCTTCCCCTGCCACCTGGTAATCAGCGCTTCTTTCAGGATGGCATGTTCGGGTTTGCTGAGCAGTGGATCATGGGCAGCCAGAGCAAATGCATCTTCCTTGGCCTCGTTGAGAATACGGGCATCACGGATGATGCTGGCAATGCGGAAATCAGGAAGACCTGATTGTCGTGTTCCCAGAAAATCTCCCGGGCCGCGAATGGCCAGATCTTCTTCTGCAAGCGCAAAACCATCCGTAGTCTTTTCCATAACCTTCAATCTTTTGCGGGCATCCGCCGATACTTTATAGTCGGCAAGCAGGATACAGCTTGAAGGAATATCGCGCCGCCCTACCCGCCCGCGGAGCTGATGCAGCTGCGACAAACCGAAGCGCTCCGCGTGTTCAATAACCATCAATGACGCGCGCGGCACATCGATGCCGACTTCGATCACGGTCGTAGCAACCAGAATGGAAATTTTATTGTCCAGAAACTCGCTCATGACCGCGTCTTTTTCTTTATCCTTCATTTTACCGTGAATCAGCCCGACCTTGTTGTCGGGGAAAATATCCTTCTGCAGATGCTCGGCCATTTTCGTCGCATCTTTTAAATCCAGATTTTCCGATTGCGCAACCAGCGGATACACGATGAAGGCCTGATGGCCTTTAGCCAGCTCCTTGCGGATGGTTTCATAAACGACCGGCCTCTTGCTTTCCCCCATTAAAACCGTGCGCACCGGTTTTTTACCCGGGGGCATTTCATCGATGACTGAAACATCCAGATCCCCGTAGACGGTCATGGCAAGTGTTCTGGGTATCGGTGTGGCCGTCATGACCAGAACGTCGGCAGTAATGCCTTTGTTGCGCAGCGTCGCCCGCTGCATGACACCGAAGCGGTGCTGCTCGTCGATGACAACCAGTCCCAGTTTCCTGAAGTCGACATCCTCCTGGATCAGGGCGTGCGTGCCAATGATCATATGGGCCTTGCCCGATTTAATCTGTTCCAGAATATCGCTGCGAACGGCATTAGTCATGCTGCCGGTGAGCAAAACGACGCGAATGCCGATGGGTTCAGCCCATGCGGACAGCGTTGTAAAATGCTGTTTGGCTAATATTTCCGTAGGCGCCATCAGCGCTGTCTGATAACCGTTTTCACAAACCGTTATCATGGCCGACACAGCCACCAGTGTTTTTCCGCTTCCCACATCGCCCTGCAGGAGGCGGTTCATGGCATTTGCCGCCTTTAAGTCCTTTTCAATTTCAGCAATCACCCTTGCTTGAGCGCCGGTTAAGGCAAAGGGCAGCGACGCATGAAATTTTCGCGGCAGTTTCCCGTCAACGGCAAATGAAATGCCCTTATCCAGAATACGGCCGGATTTTTTAATGGCCATCCCCAGTTGAAAAAAGAAGAACTCGTCATAAATGAGACGCCGGTGCGCTTCGGAGCGGGCCTCGATTAAATGTTCCAGGTTTTCGTCGTTTCCGGGGAAATGAACGGTCAAAAGCGCCTCACGGATGTTTTGCAGATTTCGTTTGCGGCAGATTTCCATCGGGATAGGCGATGCGACATAACGAGAATAACTTTCCAGAGCGGAATACATGACTTTACGGATGTACTTCTGGTGCAGGCCTTCCGTCTCCGAATACACAGGCACGATGCGTTTAAAATTCAGCAGATTCTCTTCGTCTTCATCATCCAGAATTTCATAGTCAGGATGAATCATCGATTTACCTCCATAGCCGGGGGTTACATTGCCCGTAAAAATTACCCGGGTTCCCTTCTTAAAAGTTCCGGTAAGATATGACATCTGTCCTTTAAACCATTTGGCGGTCAACGTGGCGGTATTATCTGTAACGGTGACTTCCAGAATCCTTCTTTTACCGTAGTAACGAAACTCCGTAAGCACGACCGTTGCCATGATGGTCTGGATCTTCCCGGTTTCCAGCTTGTTGATTTTGCGGATTTCCCGGCGGTCTTCATAAGTGCGCGGCAAAAAAT from the Deltaproteobacteria bacterium HGW-Deltaproteobacteria-6 genome contains:
- a CDS encoding DNA helicase RecG, translated to MESFKKNLQKIEQPLNFAAKDDFKNIPHIKDLGKSLVALIALQISAIPTAAKNSFEPPLGNMMHIFSDYDDQDMTAKKAKISEAALILERLKNAADHFDASKPFSPHQEEQISERIKDMKASGEKLALPVQFLKGVGPKMALRFAAKGINTVEDLLYFLPRTYEDRREIRKINKLETGKIQTIMATVVLTEFRYYGKRRILEVTVTDNTATLTAKWFKGQMSYLTGTFKKGTRVIFTGNVTPGYGGKSMIHPDYEILDDEDEENLLNFKRIVPVYSETEGLHQKYIRKVMYSALESYSRYVASPIPMEICRKRNLQNIREALLTVHFPGNDENLEHLIEARSEAHRRLIYDEFFFFQLGMAIKKSGRILDKGISFAVDGKLPRKFHASLPFALTGAQARVIAEIEKDLKAANAMNRLLQGDVGSGKTLVAVSAMITVCENGYQTALMAPTEILAKQHFTTLSAWAEPIGIRVVLLTGSMTNAVRSDILEQIKSGKAHMIIGTHALIQEDVDFRKLGLVVIDEQHRFGVMQRATLRNKGITADVLVMTATPIPRTLAMTVYGDLDVSVIDEMPPGKKPVRTVLMGESKRPVVYETIRKELAKGHQAFIVYPLVAQSENLDLKDATKMAEHLQKDIFPDNKVGLIHGKMKDKEKDAVMSEFLDNKISILVATTVIEVGIDVPRASLMVIEHAERFGLSQLHQLRGRVGRRDIPSSCILLADYKVSADARKRLKVMEKTTDGFALAEEDLAIRGPGDFLGTRQSGLPDFRIASIIRDARILNEAKEDAFALAAHDPLLSKPEHAILKEALITRWQGKLDLAKTG